From the Deinococcus yavapaiensis KR-236 genome, one window contains:
- a CDS encoding HpcH/HpaI aldolase/citrate lyase family protein, with the protein MHRSALYVPADNTRALEKARILTPDVLILDLEDGVAPEHKTRARENVREALASLHGRRVVVRMNGLDTPWGDDDLQLLLELGPHAIMLPKAEKVEDVRSLSVSVPVWLTIETPLGVLRAEELARERGVACLVMGTSDLVTDLRAKAAPNREALLYALSHVVLVARAYGRVVLDGVSLDVQDMQGFEAQCQQGRALGFDGKTLIHPSQIEPCHRVFGPTEDDVGRAHELLAVWKEARAGGKSVAVLHGRLVENLHAAEAREVLRLAEELERN; encoded by the coding sequence ATGCACCGCTCCGCTCTGTACGTGCCCGCCGACAACACCCGCGCGCTCGAGAAGGCGCGCATCCTCACGCCCGACGTCCTGATTCTCGACTTGGAGGACGGGGTCGCGCCCGAGCACAAGACGAGGGCGCGCGAGAACGTGCGCGAGGCGCTCGCCTCGCTGCACGGTCGCCGCGTCGTCGTGAGAATGAACGGTCTCGACACGCCGTGGGGCGACGACGATTTGCAACTCCTTTTGGAGCTCGGGCCGCACGCGATCATGTTGCCGAAAGCCGAGAAGGTCGAGGACGTGCGCTCGTTGTCCGTCTCGGTGCCCGTGTGGCTCACCATCGAGACGCCGCTCGGCGTCTTGCGCGCCGAGGAGCTCGCTCGCGAGCGTGGTGTGGCGTGCCTCGTGATGGGCACGTCCGATCTCGTGACGGACTTGCGTGCGAAGGCCGCGCCGAACCGCGAGGCCCTTCTGTACGCCTTGTCGCACGTCGTGCTGGTCGCCCGCGCGTACGGCCGCGTCGTTCTCGACGGCGTGTCCCTCGACGTGCAGGACATGCAGGGCTTCGAGGCGCAGTGCCAGCAAGGCCGCGCGCTCGGCTTCGACGGCAAGACCCTCATCCATCCGTCGCAGATCGAACCGTGTCACCGCGTGTTCGGCCCGACTGAGGACGACGTGGGCCGAGCGCACGAACTGCTCGCCGTGTGGAAGGAGGCTCGGGCGGGCGGAAAGAGCGTTGCCGTGCTGCACGGCCGCCTCGTCGAGAACTTGCACGCCGCCGAGGCGCGCGAGGTCTTGAGGCTCGCCGAGGAATTGGAACGAAACTGA
- a CDS encoding S8 family peptidase: MKLSALTRPLAAALTFGLIAGCAQVDVPRAEISARPAYVMQVAVRPSDTPEGIAAKFGGQVYTFDASQGYAIVGFTSSQRDEAQRRVRALGTSDVPQPNINTFEASATMVAQGSVGIWSGGSVGIWSGGSVGIWSGGNFTPVPENSASFNQIELERAQSSLAKNLGAGVKVAVIDTGIDLTHSAFAYSLAPASEWKDFVDGDASPQEAGTRGNAGYGHGTAVAGIVLQIAPNATILPLRVLGPDGGGDALSVALAIDHAVAMNAQVINLSLGSPQNYEVVQLAVERATKAGRFVIASAGNDNRAAITYPAQLMSLKGLDAYGVSVGSINRFDTKSSFSNFMKDRLEIVAPGEGIYSTYPGTLQAAWSGTSMSAPIISGALALALGQNRTVKPEELVKNLLDKSDDVYANGQNSLYKDMLGKGRVDLQQFLASTISY, translated from the coding sequence ATGAAATTGAGTGCGCTTACACGTCCCCTTGCCGCCGCGCTGACCTTCGGGTTGATCGCGGGATGCGCTCAGGTCGACGTGCCTCGTGCCGAGATCTCGGCTCGACCGGCGTACGTCATGCAAGTCGCCGTTCGGCCAAGCGACACCCCTGAAGGCATCGCCGCGAAATTCGGCGGTCAGGTCTACACGTTCGACGCGTCCCAAGGCTACGCCATCGTGGGCTTCACGTCCTCGCAACGAGACGAGGCGCAGCGGCGCGTTCGGGCGCTCGGGACGTCCGACGTGCCGCAGCCAAACATCAACACCTTCGAAGCCAGCGCGACGATGGTCGCGCAAGGTTCGGTCGGCATCTGGTCGGGCGGCTCGGTCGGCATTTGGTCGGGCGGCTCGGTCGGCATCTGGTCGGGCGGCAATTTCACGCCCGTGCCGGAAAACTCGGCCTCGTTCAACCAAATCGAGTTGGAACGCGCCCAATCGAGCCTCGCCAAGAATCTCGGGGCGGGCGTGAAAGTCGCCGTGATCGACACGGGCATCGATCTTACCCACTCCGCGTTCGCGTACTCGCTCGCGCCCGCTTCCGAGTGGAAGGACTTCGTCGACGGCGACGCGTCACCTCAGGAAGCGGGAACGCGGGGCAACGCCGGATACGGCCACGGAACGGCGGTGGCGGGCATCGTGCTGCAAATCGCGCCGAACGCGACGATTCTGCCGCTTCGCGTCCTCGGGCCCGACGGAGGTGGCGACGCCCTCAGCGTCGCGCTCGCCATCGATCACGCCGTCGCCATGAACGCCCAAGTCATCAATCTCAGCCTTGGCAGCCCCCAAAACTACGAGGTGGTACAACTCGCGGTCGAGCGCGCCACGAAGGCGGGGCGTTTCGTCATCGCGTCGGCGGGCAACGACAATCGAGCGGCCATCACCTACCCCGCTCAGTTGATGTCGCTCAAAGGCCTCGACGCGTATGGCGTCAGCGTGGGCAGCATCAACCGATTCGACACCAAGTCGTCGTTCTCAAACTTCATGAAGGACCGCTTGGAGATCGTCGCGCCCGGCGAGGGGATCTACTCGACCTACCCGGGCACCCTTCAGGCCGCTTGGAGCGGAACGTCCATGTCGGCGCCCATCATCTCGGGCGCGTTGGCCTTGGCCCTCGGGCAGAATCGAACGGTCAAGCCCGAAGAGCTCGTCAAAAACCTTCTGGACAAGAGTGACGACGTGTACGCCAACGGGCAGAACAGCCTGTACAAGGACATGCTCGGAAAAGGCCGCGTCGATTTGCAGCAGTTCCTGGCCAGCACCATCTCTTACTGA
- a CDS encoding copper chaperone PCu(A)C yields MNLRPLAVSLAFAGIALAATTGAPSVRLATGFVAAVPPGSTTSAAYVTLKNTSNQAVRLTAVKTTLAGHALLMQTTHPGHEADGMIGMRKVAALVIPAKGQLVMKPDGNHVMLMDLKRVPKEGERVNVTFTFSTGTLIVSLPVRRPV; encoded by the coding sequence ATGAATCTTCGTCCGCTCGCCGTCTCGCTCGCCTTCGCCGGCATCGCGCTCGCCGCCACGACGGGCGCGCCGTCCGTGCGGCTTGCGACCGGATTCGTGGCGGCGGTTCCGCCCGGGAGTACCACGAGCGCCGCGTACGTCACCCTCAAGAACACCTCGAATCAAGCTGTTCGCCTCACGGCCGTCAAGACCACCCTCGCCGGACACGCCCTGCTGATGCAGACGACGCATCCCGGTCACGAAGCGGACGGCATGATCGGCATGCGCAAAGTCGCCGCGCTCGTGATTCCCGCCAAGGGGCAACTCGTGATGAAGCCAGACGGCAACCACGTCATGCTGATGGACTTGAAGCGCGTTCCCAAGGAAGGCGAACGTGTCAACGTCACCTTCACGTTCTCGACGGGCACCTTGATCGTCTCGTTGCCCGTTCGGAGGCCCGTGTGA
- a CDS encoding SCO family protein, with protein MNTASTGDAPKLDVATSLTRALLAVALLLSLVWVYARLQNPFPYFGTPYEGRPVAATFTATDQDGRAFDFASTRGQVVALFFGFTHCPNICPLTLSYLERARQQLPADVRDDVRVVFVTLDPERDKPALIKQYVDYFGKDVTGLYIPAGDLKAVANDYQVRYAKAPVEGTSNYFINHTTATYVIDRTGRLRVKYDYTQMPQVDKVVNDLREVLKR; from the coding sequence GTGAACACCGCTTCAACGGGTGACGCGCCGAAGCTCGACGTCGCGACGAGCCTGACGCGCGCCCTGCTCGCCGTGGCGCTGCTGCTGAGCTTGGTGTGGGTGTACGCCCGCTTGCAAAACCCCTTTCCTTACTTCGGCACGCCTTACGAGGGGCGTCCGGTCGCTGCGACCTTCACGGCCACCGACCAAGACGGGCGAGCGTTCGACTTCGCGTCCACGCGAGGTCAGGTCGTCGCTCTCTTTTTCGGATTCACGCATTGCCCCAACATCTGCCCGTTGACGCTGTCGTACCTGGAGCGGGCGCGGCAGCAACTGCCCGCCGACGTTCGAGACGACGTGCGCGTCGTCTTCGTCACGCTCGACCCCGAGCGTGACAAGCCCGCCCTGATCAAGCAGTACGTGGACTACTTCGGCAAGGACGTCACGGGCCTTTACATTCCGGCGGGCGATTTGAAGGCCGTCGCGAACGACTACCAAGTTCGCTACGCCAAGGCGCCCGTGGAGGGAACGAGCAACTACTTCATCAACCACACGACGGCCACGTACGTCATTGACCGCACGGGGCGCTTGCGCGTGAAGTACGACTACACCCAGATGCCGCAAGTCGACAAGGTCGTGAACGACTTGCGCGAGGTACTCAAGCGATGA
- a CDS encoding MBL fold metallo-hydrolase gives MILHTIKTEGLSALSYFIADEEAGCAAVVDPRRDVDVYLDFAKKHGVRITHVIETHIHADFVSGARELCTLTSATVYGGPGDYGFDVHKLQDGEELTLGKLELRALHTPGHSPDAISLVLSGGGLGAEGEWALLSGDTLFNAEVGRPDLASGVSAEDGARQLHHSLTEKFGALDDGLLVLPAHGHGSPCGGRIGIRDCTTLGYERQHNPHFKATDEASFVTNLTSDLPPQPSYYGRVKKLNASGPGYLGVRPATPWLSPQDFREAMEDPDSVVLDAREIEAYASAHLDGSLNIALRDAFPIHAGWMLAPHHRLLIVLDSPDHEEIVERHLLRLGLESILGFLRHGMRGWIEAGLPWRQGGQMSVQELRACLDANDDVQVLDVRRPDEWRTGHVPTAKHAFLGTLWEDLPKLGLDPERPVAVYCGSGYRSSMAVSILERHGFKDARNVLGSVSAWKAAGFDLSLPSEVSRA, from the coding sequence ATGATCCTCCACACCATCAAGACCGAGGGCCTCAGCGCCTTGTCGTACTTCATCGCCGACGAAGAGGCGGGCTGCGCGGCGGTCGTCGATCCGCGCCGCGACGTGGACGTCTACCTCGACTTCGCCAAGAAGCACGGCGTTCGCATCACCCACGTCATCGAGACGCACATCCACGCCGACTTCGTGTCCGGCGCCCGCGAACTTTGCACCCTCACGAGCGCCACCGTGTACGGCGGTCCGGGCGACTACGGCTTCGACGTGCACAAGCTGCAAGACGGCGAGGAACTCACGCTCGGCAAGCTCGAACTGCGCGCCCTGCACACGCCCGGCCACTCTCCCGACGCCATCAGCCTCGTGCTGTCGGGCGGCGGGCTCGGCGCGGAAGGCGAGTGGGCGCTGCTCAGCGGCGATACCCTCTTCAACGCGGAAGTGGGCCGCCCCGACCTCGCGTCGGGCGTCTCCGCCGAGGACGGCGCGCGCCAACTGCACCACTCTCTCACCGAGAAGTTCGGCGCGCTCGACGACGGACTGCTCGTCTTGCCCGCGCACGGTCACGGCAGCCCTTGCGGCGGACGGATCGGCATTCGTGACTGCACCACGCTGGGCTACGAACGGCAGCACAACCCGCACTTCAAAGCGACCGACGAGGCGTCCTTCGTCACGAACCTCACCTCGGACCTTCCGCCGCAACCCTCGTACTACGGGCGCGTCAAGAAGCTCAACGCCTCAGGACCGGGCTACCTCGGCGTGCGGCCCGCCACCCCGTGGCTCTCGCCGCAAGACTTCCGCGAAGCGATGGAAGATCCTGACAGCGTCGTCCTCGACGCGCGCGAAATCGAAGCGTACGCGTCCGCGCACCTCGACGGCAGCCTCAACATCGCCTTGCGAGACGCGTTCCCCATCCACGCGGGCTGGATGCTCGCGCCGCACCACCGCCTGCTGATCGTCCTCGATTCGCCCGACCACGAGGAGATCGTCGAGCGCCACTTGCTGCGGCTCGGCCTCGAAAGCATCTTGGGCTTCTTGCGGCACGGAATGCGCGGCTGGATCGAAGCGGGCTTGCCGTGGCGCCAAGGCGGGCAGATGAGCGTGCAGGAACTGCGCGCCTGCCTCGACGCGAACGACGACGTGCAAGTCCTCGACGTGCGCCGCCCGGACGAGTGGCGTACAGGGCACGTGCCCACCGCGAAGCACGCCTTCCTCGGGACGCTGTGGGAAGACTTGCCGAAGCTCGGCCTCGACCCGGAGCGTCCCGTCGCGGTGTACTGCGGCAGCGGCTACCGGTCCTCCATGGCGGTCTCCATTTTGGAGCGCCACGGCTTCAAAGACGCCCGCAACGTCCTGGGCTCGGTGAGCGCGTGGAAGGCGGCGGGCTTCGACCTCAGCTTGCCGAGCGAAGTAAGCCGCGCCTGA
- a CDS encoding ATP-binding cassette domain-containing protein, producing MSSLVRLENVNVALDGRNVLSNVTWSLQRGDVVVVTGPNGAGKSTFLKLLRGDLWPSGGTRTYAFDGKSTRSPLIARERVALVSPELADWYGKSEWVLSALDVVLSGLTGEKLPPFPRLALHEEAARRTIDRLGISHLAERDVRTLSQGQRRRVLLGRALVSRPEALLLDEFFEGVDAEGRAALREAVEGLGLTVVATTHRAEDVPRTATRFVEVGGEAVRERRGMPSSASSRPLGMRAVPGGAVLLAVENADVYRGETLVLQSVNFEWRAGQHWAIFGPNGAGKSTFARLLAGELYPASGTARRLDLPANASLEERRRHIAFVSAETQTELLRAAQLRERVTGADVIASGLFGTVGWTPVAEPSQAARIEDIAKRLGVAALLEREIEGLSYGQLKRLLLARALVGQARLLLLDEPFESLDATTKTALGVLLRERVAQGVHVALVVHHPSDLPDFVTNALHVDAGRVKFD from the coding sequence GTGTCGAGCCTCGTGCGGCTGGAGAACGTGAACGTCGCCTTGGACGGGCGCAACGTGCTGAGCAACGTGACGTGGAGTTTGCAGCGAGGTGACGTCGTGGTCGTCACCGGGCCCAACGGAGCGGGAAAGAGCACCTTCTTGAAGCTTCTGCGCGGCGACCTTTGGCCGAGCGGCGGCACGAGGACCTACGCGTTCGACGGCAAGAGCACGAGGAGTCCCTTGATCGCGCGGGAGCGCGTCGCCCTCGTGTCACCCGAACTCGCCGACTGGTACGGCAAGAGCGAGTGGGTCTTGAGCGCCTTGGACGTCGTCTTGAGCGGCTTGACGGGCGAGAAGTTGCCGCCTTTTCCGCGCCTCGCCTTGCACGAGGAGGCCGCTCGCCGCACGATCGACCGACTTGGAATCTCGCATCTCGCCGAGCGGGACGTGCGCACCTTGTCGCAAGGACAGCGTCGCCGAGTTCTGCTGGGACGGGCGCTCGTGTCGCGTCCCGAAGCGTTGCTGCTCGACGAGTTCTTCGAAGGCGTGGACGCCGAGGGTCGCGCGGCTTTGCGCGAAGCGGTCGAAGGGCTCGGCCTCACCGTCGTCGCGACGACGCACCGAGCAGAGGACGTGCCGCGCACGGCGACGCGGTTCGTCGAGGTGGGCGGCGAAGCGGTGCGCGAGCGACGAGGGATGCCGTCGAGCGCCTCGTCACGTCCGCTCGGCATGCGGGCGGTGCCAGGCGGCGCCGTGCTGCTGGCCGTGGAGAACGCCGACGTGTACCGCGGCGAAACGCTCGTCCTTCAAAGCGTGAACTTCGAGTGGCGAGCGGGGCAGCATTGGGCGATCTTCGGGCCGAACGGAGCGGGCAAGAGCACCTTCGCGCGCCTTTTGGCGGGCGAGCTTTACCCGGCGAGCGGGACGGCGCGGCGGCTCGACTTGCCGGCAAACGCGTCGCTCGAAGAACGCCGCCGTCACATCGCCTTCGTGTCCGCCGAGACGCAGACGGAATTGCTGCGGGCCGCTCAGTTACGAGAGCGCGTCACGGGTGCAGACGTGATCGCCTCCGGTTTGTTCGGCACGGTCGGCTGGACGCCCGTCGCCGAGCCGTCGCAAGCCGCGCGCATCGAGGACATCGCGAAGCGGCTCGGCGTGGCCGCGTTGCTGGAACGTGAGATCGAAGGGCTGTCGTACGGGCAGCTCAAACGTCTCCTGCTCGCGCGCGCCCTCGTCGGGCAAGCTCGCCTGCTGCTGCTCGACGAACCGTTCGAGTCGCTCGACGCGACCACGAAGACGGCCCTCGGCGTCCTGCTTCGAGAGCGGGTCGCTCAAGGCGTGCACGTCGCGCTCGTCGTGCATCACCCGAGCGACCTTCCGGACTTCGTGACGAACGCGCTTCACGTCGACGCGGGCCGTGTGAAATTCGATTGA
- a CDS encoding HD domain-containing phosphohydrolase, translating to MTDPVSSSLPDLGPHDTMAALLAAAEAAVSAQEESGLELADRAHAFAVANGRPDGAARANLLRGRVYATSEDSQRAVPVLTSAVQDFEALHDDEGRCEALITLGRLFLAIGELPLAQEQLQAALTLADENDLRAVKATALNLLAGVDHRSGLFDEALSRLRSALQLYRDLEDKSAEAKIASNIGLLYVSRGQYSDALEYLIGAYDLLRQEVSDARTENNVLTNLGHLYLQLNEPSKAYEYLRSALELARSRQDNYVEAVVTLNIGEALVRLQDLEEAQQSFENAQRLFHAINSRWGEANALNGLGSILALRAHFDAAERAHLEAAQIAEEIGDLEVKLEATIALGKAQARREHFESAVASFTMALTLAGEADSPKSAAEAHLALAEVFERAGDFSSALRHFQAYHEQDKALFNEQGDRRTRELTARFDLERAKHEAEVQRVRREAAEEAQAKAEALVRARTQELEQAHLEVVTRLAVAGESRDDLTGEHTWRVGHLAGLIARELRWSQEDATRLRIAARLHDVGKIGIPDSVLLKPGRYTPEEYEHMKTHTVIGARILSGGRSKLLQLAEEIALTHHERWDGAGYPFGRSGEDIPLAGRIVAVADVYDALLQQRSYKRAWSHEEACEELQRQAGTQFDPTVVRAALALLKRPDFPQLMHNDDATTTLENGDLWKAPPLLLPGSSDAS from the coding sequence ATGACCGATCCCGTTTCGTCCTCTCTCCCCGACCTCGGGCCGCATGACACGATGGCAGCCCTGCTCGCTGCCGCCGAGGCAGCCGTGTCGGCACAAGAGGAAAGCGGTCTCGAACTTGCCGACCGAGCTCATGCTTTTGCCGTCGCCAACGGACGACCCGACGGAGCGGCGCGCGCGAACTTGTTGAGGGGACGTGTGTACGCCACGAGCGAGGACAGTCAACGGGCGGTTCCCGTCCTCACCTCGGCGGTGCAAGACTTCGAAGCGCTGCACGACGACGAGGGACGTTGCGAAGCCTTGATCACCTTGGGGCGCTTGTTCTTGGCGATCGGCGAACTTCCGCTGGCACAAGAACAGTTGCAAGCGGCCCTGACCCTCGCCGACGAGAACGATCTGCGGGCCGTCAAGGCGACCGCTTTGAATTTGCTGGCGGGCGTAGATCACCGCAGCGGCTTGTTCGACGAGGCCTTGTCGCGCCTGCGAAGCGCGCTGCAATTGTACCGAGACCTCGAAGACAAGAGCGCGGAAGCCAAGATCGCGAGCAACATCGGTTTGCTGTATGTAAGCCGAGGTCAGTACTCCGACGCCTTGGAGTACTTGATCGGCGCCTACGACCTGCTTCGGCAGGAAGTCAGTGACGCGCGAACCGAGAACAACGTCCTCACCAATCTCGGGCATCTCTACTTGCAATTGAACGAGCCGAGCAAAGCTTACGAGTATCTTCGCAGCGCCTTGGAACTGGCTCGAAGTCGGCAGGACAACTACGTCGAGGCCGTCGTCACCCTCAACATCGGTGAAGCTCTCGTGCGCCTTCAAGATCTCGAGGAGGCGCAGCAATCGTTCGAGAACGCCCAGCGCCTCTTTCACGCCATCAATTCGCGTTGGGGCGAAGCGAACGCCCTCAACGGACTGGGAAGCATCTTGGCCCTTCGAGCTCACTTCGACGCGGCGGAGCGCGCCCACTTGGAAGCCGCGCAGATCGCCGAGGAGATCGGCGACCTCGAAGTCAAGCTCGAGGCGACGATCGCTCTCGGAAAGGCTCAGGCGCGGCGCGAGCACTTCGAATCGGCCGTCGCGTCGTTCACGATGGCCTTGACGTTGGCGGGCGAGGCGGACAGCCCGAAAAGCGCCGCCGAAGCGCACCTCGCCTTGGCGGAGGTCTTCGAGCGGGCGGGCGATTTCTCCAGCGCGCTGCGCCACTTCCAGGCGTACCACGAGCAGGACAAGGCCCTGTTCAACGAGCAGGGCGATCGGCGCACCCGCGAGTTGACCGCGCGGTTCGATTTGGAGCGTGCCAAACACGAGGCGGAGGTGCAGCGGGTTCGGCGCGAGGCGGCCGAAGAAGCGCAGGCGAAAGCCGAGGCGCTCGTTCGGGCTCGTACGCAGGAGTTGGAGCAGGCGCACTTGGAAGTCGTCACGCGGCTTGCCGTCGCAGGCGAGTCGCGTGACGACTTGACGGGCGAGCACACGTGGCGCGTCGGTCACCTCGCGGGGCTCATCGCGAGAGAACTGCGCTGGTCACAAGAAGACGCGACGCGTCTTCGCATCGCGGCGCGTCTTCACGATGTCGGCAAGATCGGCATTCCGGACTCGGTGCTGCTCAAGCCCGGGCGGTACACGCCCGAGGAGTACGAGCACATGAAGACGCACACCGTCATCGGAGCGCGGATTTTGTCGGGGGGAAGGTCGAAGTTGCTGCAACTCGCCGAGGAGATCGCCTTGACGCATCACGAGCGGTGGGACGGCGCCGGCTACCCCTTCGGGCGCAGCGGAGAGGACATCCCCTTGGCAGGACGCATCGTGGCGGTCGCCGACGTGTACGACGCACTGTTGCAGCAGCGGTCGTACAAACGGGCGTGGTCGCACGAGGAAGCGTGCGAGGAATTGCAGCGTCAGGCGGGCACTCAGTTCGACCCGACCGTGGTGAGGGCGGCGCTGGCCTTGTTGAAGCGCCCGGATTTCCCGCAGCTGATGCACAACGACGACGCGACGACGACCCTGGAGAACGGCGACTTGTGGAAAGCGCCGCCGTTGCTTCTCCCCGGGTCGTCGGACGCGTCGTGA
- a CDS encoding cytochrome c oxidase assembly protein translates to MNADNLNPTAAQLLLSWRFDPLVWLIAAALIGTYFWQFAKSRRDLQARQQWRPWRAVSFGLGAFVALFALQSEASSYTLNSMALYMGRLMLLAELAPPLLILGVPRHLVRLGAKDGPLGRTLAFLLDPFVAAALWITIIVFWNLPVGFNASLVSATASGLLPLLYLFGGTLAWAVTLNPLPRLSPLGVGGRGWFGFLASLPMMGVAAVWLYSPAVLYSPYVNVPCLWNLTPLQNQQISGWVMMIAGIPAMAVAIGQLFLWIARIADANDGTPYEETNASPPTPVPQGERGA, encoded by the coding sequence ATGAATGCCGACAATCTCAACCCGACGGCCGCCCAGCTTTTGCTGTCGTGGCGCTTCGATCCGCTCGTGTGGCTAATCGCCGCCGCGCTGATCGGCACGTACTTCTGGCAATTCGCCAAAAGCCGCCGCGACCTCCAAGCAAGGCAGCAGTGGCGACCTTGGCGCGCCGTCTCGTTCGGCCTCGGAGCCTTCGTCGCGCTGTTCGCGCTGCAATCCGAGGCGTCCTCGTACACCCTCAACTCCATGGCGCTTTACATGGGCCGCCTCATGCTGCTCGCCGAACTCGCCCCACCCCTCTTGATTCTCGGCGTGCCGCGCCACCTCGTTCGACTCGGCGCGAAGGACGGTCCGCTCGGACGCACGCTCGCGTTCCTGCTCGACCCGTTCGTCGCCGCCGCGCTGTGGATCACGATCATCGTGTTCTGGAACCTTCCGGTGGGCTTCAACGCCTCGCTCGTGAGCGCCACGGCGAGCGGCTTGCTGCCCTTGCTGTACCTGTTCGGCGGCACGCTCGCCTGGGCGGTCACCCTCAATCCCCTCCCTCGGCTCAGCCCGCTCGGCGTGGGCGGGCGAGGCTGGTTCGGCTTTCTCGCGAGTTTACCGATGATGGGCGTCGCCGCCGTGTGGCTGTACTCGCCCGCCGTCCTGTACTCGCCGTACGTCAACGTGCCGTGCTTGTGGAACCTCACGCCCCTGCAAAATCAGCAGATTTCGGGTTGGGTGATGATGATCGCCGGGATTCCCGCCATGGCCGTCGCGATCGGGCAGCTCTTCTTGTGGATCGCGAGGATCGCCGACGCGAACGACGGCACGCCGTACGAGGAGACGAATGCGTCGCCTCCGACGCCTGTGCCGCAAGGCGAACGAGGAGCTTGA
- a CDS encoding SDR family NAD(P)-dependent oxidoreductase: MPNSTTSLLRTVVATGALALASAAARELVRKKPAKTLDGKIVVVTGASQGIGRAIALACAQRGATVVLAARHRDDLETVAREVRELAATALVVPTDVRDRAQVQRLVSETVRAFGRIDVMVNDPGEAFVDSIEHSEETRVRDLFELNVMGMLYAVQAAVPVMRAQGSGHIVNLASVAGRVAFPYQGIYCGTKGFVELMTQALRQELMHVEKTGVKVTAVLPVAVRTPFFDKATNVKEGGRGAHLVRPVLEASQVGEAVANAIEHYRPVVYPYPAAKQFAVLYDLLPGVTDKLMSFMRPDEHTSFVNYKERGSLADRKPHTPVVEGGGLHN, from the coding sequence ATGCCGAACTCCACGACATCGTTGCTGCGCACCGTCGTCGCCACCGGCGCGCTCGCCCTCGCGTCCGCCGCCGCTCGTGAGCTGGTGCGCAAAAAGCCTGCCAAGACGCTCGACGGTAAAATCGTCGTCGTGACGGGCGCTTCTCAAGGCATCGGTCGCGCGATCGCGCTCGCGTGTGCTCAGCGCGGCGCGACCGTCGTTCTGGCCGCCCGGCACCGAGACGACCTCGAAACGGTCGCGCGAGAAGTTCGTGAACTCGCCGCGACGGCGCTCGTCGTGCCGACAGACGTGCGTGACCGCGCGCAAGTGCAGCGGCTCGTGTCGGAGACCGTTCGCGCCTTCGGCCGAATCGACGTCATGGTCAACGATCCCGGCGAAGCTTTCGTCGACTCGATCGAACACTCGGAGGAGACGCGCGTTCGTGACCTCTTCGAACTCAACGTGATGGGAATGCTGTACGCAGTGCAGGCCGCCGTGCCCGTCATGCGCGCACAGGGAAGCGGGCACATCGTCAACCTCGCGTCGGTCGCGGGCCGCGTGGCCTTTCCTTACCAGGGAATCTACTGCGGCACGAAGGGATTCGTGGAGCTCATGACGCAAGCGCTGCGTCAAGAGCTCATGCACGTCGAGAAGACCGGCGTGAAGGTGACGGCGGTGTTGCCGGTGGCGGTGCGCACGCCCTTTTTCGACAAGGCGACGAACGTGAAGGAGGGCGGACGCGGCGCGCACCTCGTGCGGCCCGTGCTGGAGGCGAGCCAAGTCGGGGAGGCCGTCGCGAATGCGATCGAGCACTACCGCCCCGTCGTGTACCCCTACCCGGCCGCGAAGCAGTTCGCGGTGCTGTACGACCTTCTGCCCGGAGTCACGGACAAGTTGATGAGCTTCATGCGCCCCGACGAGCACACGAGCTTCGTCAACTACAAGGAGCGCGGCAGTTTGGCCGACCGCAAGCCGCACACGCCGGTCGTGGAGGGCGGCGGCCTGCACAACTGA